One Myxococcales bacterium genomic window, GCTGTGATGCCCAGTGATGTCATGCTGAATAGGACGGCGAATGATTGGCGCATCTGGTTGGCTCCCGCGCTTGGTCCCAGATTACGGAGCACGAAACGTGCCGCTAGTGCGACGCTTCAAGTCATGTTCGTCGGTCCCAGTCCCGCGCTGGCGCGCGAAATTCGGCCGCAACCGCCCCCGTGCGTCGGGTTTCTCGGCGAGAACTTGGTGGACGTTGATCACCCCGTCGTTGAAGGCTCGGGCACAGCCCGCAAGGTAGACCTCCCAGATCCTGAGCAGCCGTTCGGAAACGAAATTTGCGGCGTTGCCCCGCCTCTTCCTGAACCGTTCGAACCACTCGCGTAGCGTAAGGGCGTAGTGCTGGCCGAGGGCTTGAACATCCAGAATTTCGAATCCGGCATCCTCCATTTCCGACTGCAGGCGAGCCGCGGAAACAAGTTCGCCCCCGGGGAATACGTGGCGGAAGATGAATGCGCCGCCGGCGTTTCTCTCGATGCCTGGTCGCCTGCTGGTCCCCTGGCTCAGAAAGAGCCCACCAGCGCGTAACGCTCCGTGGATGGCGCCCAGGTACGCAGGCAGCTGGGCCAGGCCGACATGTTCGTACATTTCAATCGAGCTGATCTTGTCGTACCTCGCTCGTGGCAGATCGGCGTAGTGGCAACGCTCGACGGTTACGCGCTCGCCAAGGTCGGCCGCGGTCACGCGAGAACGCACCTCGTCCGCCTGATTCGCCGACAAGGTGATACCGTGCGCGCGGACTCCATGCCGCTGTGCGGCCCAAATCAAGAGCGCTCCCCAACCGCAACCGACGTCGAGCAGCCGTTCACCAGGGCGCAGAGCGAGCTTTTTGCAAATCAGATCGAGTTTGCGCTCCTGGGCCTGCTCGAGGCTCTGCTCCGCGTGGGAAAGGTAGGCGCATGAGTACACCCGCTTGTCGTCGAGGAACGCTCGGAACAGCTCTTGGGGGAGATCGTAGTGCGCCTGGACATTCTCCCAATCGCGCGCGACAGGGTGCTGCGAGGGCACCTCGACGAGCTTCGGCGCGAGCCTCTCGCCGTGAGCGTCGGAGTCGGAGTCGCGAAGGTATGTGGCAAGCCCCGCGGCTTCCCAGAGATCTCCCTCGATGTTCAAGCGCCCGTCCACGTAAGCCTCGGCAAACTGCGCCGGATCCTTGGAACCAAAGCAGCCGCGAAACGTTTCGGGGTCCGTGAATGCGAGGGTGAAGTCGCGACGACCGCTCCAGGATACTTCCTGGCCGTTCCACAGTCGGACGGCGAAGTTGTGCGTCGGATGATCTCGGAAAACGGGCTCCAGCATGGCGCGGGCATCGCGGAGCTCGATGCCCGGGGGAGAGCGTGGTGTGGGCAGCATGTCTACCAGGGGTAGCAACGGCCGTGCCGCCGTGTTCGCGCATCCGTGCACGAGCAACGGTGTGGTATTCGGCCGGGCCATCGCCGCGGGAGGAGCTTGCTCCGACTCCGTCAGGGCGACGACGAGCGAGCCAAGCTAACAGCGCGGTGAAGGGAATGTGGCCGCAAATGCGGCACGCGAATTGCACCGTGTTGCAGCATGTTGTCGAACAGTCATCTATTGCGCTGGAGCGCGCGTTTCGTGCTCTTCAGTTTCGGTGTCGTGACGGCGGTACTGGCCGTCGTTGCGCATTGGGGTCACTTGCAAAGCGCGCTGCCGTGGCTCTTGCTCGCAGCGCTGCTCGCCGCGCCGTGGTTAGCGCGCGGAGTTGAGCGCTGGCGTGCACAGACGTGACCTGAGCGGTCACCGCGTGGTCGTAGCGGTCACGCGGTCGCTGGGAGATCTGTCGCGAAGC contains:
- a CDS encoding class I SAM-dependent methyltransferase yields the protein MLPTPRSPPGIELRDARAMLEPVFRDHPTHNFAVRLWNGQEVSWSGRRDFTLAFTDPETFRGCFGSKDPAQFAEAYVDGRLNIEGDLWEAAGLATYLRDSDSDAHGERLAPKLVEVPSQHPVARDWENVQAHYDLPQELFRAFLDDKRVYSCAYLSHAEQSLEQAQERKLDLICKKLALRPGERLLDVGCGWGALLIWAAQRHGVRAHGITLSANQADEVRSRVTAADLGERVTVERCHYADLPRARYDKISSIEMYEHVGLAQLPAYLGAIHGALRAGGLFLSQGTSRRPGIERNAGGAFIFRHVFPGGELVSAARLQSEMEDAGFEILDVQALGQHYALTLREWFERFRKRRGNAANFVSERLLRIWEVYLAGCARAFNDGVINVHQVLAEKPDARGRLRPNFARQRGTGTDEHDLKRRTSGTFRAP